The proteins below are encoded in one region of uncultured Eubacteriales bacterium:
- a CDS encoding conserved hypothetical protein (Evidence 4 : Homologs of previously reported genes of unknown function) has protein sequence MANAYYDPWSMTKTKHGLEADIVISAMQKCIRRGEEEIALRMAYELYTTSSFHEEKMWNRLLVIPVEDIGFGDVNALSVVRDLNELRKDFPYGDGDRPIFFLFAIRYLCKCKKERSTDHIKNIIMRESEAGLVPEIPDYAIDMHTIQGRARGRDVFYFLDEASKVEPVWEGYDDSYRQTLYKMCQQETSKENTNQEEKK, from the coding sequence ATGGCAAACGCGTACTATGATCCGTGGTCGATGACCAAAACCAAGCATGGCCTGGAGGCGGACATTGTCATCTCGGCGATGCAGAAGTGCATCCGCCGGGGCGAGGAGGAAATTGCCCTCCGTATGGCTTACGAGCTCTACACCACCTCCTCCTTCCATGAGGAGAAGATGTGGAACCGTCTGCTGGTCATCCCAGTGGAGGACATCGGCTTTGGCGACGTAAACGCGCTCTCGGTCGTGCGCGATCTGAACGAGCTGCGCAAGGATTTTCCCTATGGCGACGGGGATCGCCCCATCTTCTTCCTGTTCGCCATCCGCTACCTGTGCAAGTGCAAGAAGGAGCGCTCCACCGACCATATCAAAAATATTATCATGCGTGAGTCCGAGGCCGGGCTTGTGCCCGAGATTCCCGACTATGCCATCGATATGCACACCATTCAGGGGCGTGCCCGAGGCCGGGATGTGTTCTACTTCCTGGATGAAGCCAGCAAGGTAGAACCCGTTTGGGAAGGTTATGACGATTCCTATCGTCAGACCCTATATAAAATGTGTCAGCAGGAAACGTCCAAAGAAAACACCAATCAGGAGGAGAAAAAATGA
- a CDS encoding Transcriptional regulator, TetR family, with the protein MEYSERRRLQALETEQAILKATVDLAREKGFDRVSIRAICARAGITTGAFYHHFPSKEALLARGFAPLDAYMEALMTGNEGEPPLERLWVLLSGYAGFMEGMGWKLVARYYVHRLSAPSFASMDPTRFTLRSMLECLAAIQAEGGLVPSVTAEWAADFLFRHFRGVVVDWVLHQGAYPLLPKLEQDYRFFQQSLEQTAERDST; encoded by the coding sequence ATGGAGTATAGCGAGCGGAGAAGGCTGCAGGCCCTGGAAACCGAGCAGGCCATCCTGAAGGCCACGGTGGATTTGGCGCGGGAGAAGGGGTTCGACCGCGTCTCCATCCGGGCCATCTGTGCCAGGGCGGGCATCACCACGGGGGCGTTTTACCATCACTTCCCCTCCAAGGAGGCCCTGCTGGCCCGGGGGTTCGCCCCCCTGGACGCCTATATGGAGGCCCTGATGACCGGGAATGAGGGAGAGCCTCCGCTTGAGCGGCTGTGGGTCCTCCTGTCAGGGTACGCCGGTTTCATGGAGGGGATGGGATGGAAACTGGTGGCCCGTTACTACGTCCACCGCCTGTCAGCCCCCTCCTTTGCCTCCATGGACCCCACTCGTTTCACCCTGCGCTCCATGCTGGAGTGCCTTGCCGCCATCCAGGCCGAGGGCGGGCTGGTCCCCAGCGTAACCGCCGAGTGGGCGGCCGACTTCCTCTTTCGCCACTTCCGGGGCGTGGTGGTGGACTGGGTGCTTCACCAGGGGGCCTACCCGCTGCTGCCCAAGCTGGAGCAGGATTACCGTTTCTTCCAGCAGTCGCTGGAGCAGACGGCGGAAAGGGACTCCACCTGA
- a CDS encoding conserved exported hypothetical protein (Evidence 4 : Homologs of previously reported genes of unknown function), with the protein MKKKLALLMAGLMMVTTLAACGNGAAGTPSGSPTATTSSSPSSEPTAEKKLIYLFIKNRGDLSYWDGLAEGGDRASVDFAAQADIKVIETTADLQANLTAMYEAADAGADLIITASDFKDNLVTVAQAYPDIDFVIVSEDVVDQSDNIYGIDFRSSEAGFLAGIVAADVASSGLDGTSGSKTVGFIGGMDESVVIQEFFLGYIQGAKYFDPDVKVIYNYVGGWGDPDTARTQALTQYNDAKADIIFACAGGSGNGVHTAAATAGKYVIGVDSDQSLMYAEDADIQSRFVTSVLKLSGNGIYDTVKQYLDEGTLPFGEYKILGLKENAVGLVENDLFTSYVSDAGKAALVQAKDDISSGTVTVEGALGKTQTDIKALIDELTK; encoded by the coding sequence ATGAAGAAGAAGCTCGCTTTGCTCATGGCTGGCCTGATGATGGTCACGACCCTGGCCGCGTGCGGAAACGGCGCCGCGGGCACGCCCAGCGGCAGCCCCACCGCCACTACCAGCAGCTCCCCTAGCTCCGAGCCCACCGCTGAGAAAAAGCTGATTTACCTGTTCATCAAGAACCGGGGCGACCTCTCTTACTGGGATGGTCTGGCTGAGGGCGGCGACCGCGCCTCGGTCGACTTTGCCGCGCAGGCCGACATCAAGGTGATCGAGACCACCGCGGACCTGCAGGCCAACCTCACCGCCATGTATGAGGCCGCCGACGCGGGTGCCGACCTCATCATTACCGCCAGCGACTTCAAGGACAACCTCGTCACCGTTGCCCAGGCTTATCCCGACATTGACTTCGTCATCGTCAGCGAGGATGTGGTCGACCAGTCCGACAACATCTACGGCATCGACTTCCGCAGCAGCGAGGCCGGTTTCCTCGCCGGCATCGTGGCGGCCGACGTGGCCAGCAGCGGCCTGGACGGCACCTCCGGCAGCAAGACCGTGGGCTTTATCGGCGGCATGGACGAGAGCGTTGTGATCCAGGAGTTCTTCCTGGGCTATATCCAGGGCGCCAAGTACTTTGACCCCGACGTGAAGGTGATCTACAACTATGTCGGCGGCTGGGGCGACCCGGATACTGCCAGGACCCAGGCGCTCACCCAGTATAACGACGCAAAGGCCGACATCATCTTTGCCTGCGCGGGCGGTTCGGGCAACGGCGTACACACCGCCGCGGCCACTGCCGGCAAGTACGTCATTGGCGTCGACAGCGACCAGAGCCTAATGTATGCCGAGGACGCCGATATCCAGTCCCGTTTCGTTACCTCCGTGCTCAAGCTCAGCGGCAACGGCATCTATGATACCGTCAAGCAGTATCTGGACGAGGGTACCCTCCCCTTCGGCGAGTATAAGATTCTCGGCCTGAAGGAGAACGCCGTGGGTCTGGTGGAGAACGACCTGTTCACCAGCTATGTGTCCGATGCCGGCAAGGCCGCGCTGGTCCAGGCGAAGGACGACATCTCCAGCGGCACCGTCACTGTGGAAGGCGCCCTTGGCAAGACCCAGACCGACATCAAGGCACTGATCGACGAGCTGACGAAATAA
- a CDS encoding conserved hypothetical protein (Evidence 4 : Homologs of previously reported genes of unknown function) produces MAKKIYTAGFDIFHPRRKEHMEEIHRLCEAYGLEPHFQLEAPAGGKPAAGEILRMNLERIDACDLVSANLNPFRGLEMDSGTAFEVGYAHARGKLIYGYMDDVRPMVEKLGGERDAEGYTVENFGLPLNLMIACTAKVVQGTLEDCLKAICKDETTTA; encoded by the coding sequence ATGGCAAAAAAGATCTACACTGCGGGATTTGATATCTTCCACCCGCGGCGGAAGGAGCACATGGAGGAGATCCACCGCCTCTGCGAGGCGTACGGGCTTGAACCCCACTTTCAACTCGAGGCGCCCGCGGGCGGAAAGCCGGCGGCGGGGGAGATCCTGCGGATGAACCTGGAGCGAATCGACGCGTGCGACCTCGTGTCTGCCAACCTCAACCCCTTCCGGGGACTGGAGATGGACAGCGGGACGGCTTTTGAGGTCGGGTACGCCCACGCGAGGGGAAAGCTGATCTACGGCTATATGGACGACGTAAGGCCCATGGTGGAAAAGCTGGGCGGCGAGCGGGACGCCGAGGGCTATACCGTTGAGAACTTCGGCCTGCCGCTGAATTTGATGATCGCGTGCACGGCAAAGGTGGTCCAGGGCACGCTGGAGGACTGCCTAAAGGCAATTTGTAAGGACGAAACTACTACAGCATAA
- a CDS encoding conserved hypothetical protein (Evidence 4 : Homologs of previously reported genes of unknown function) codes for MSEFMSYDPWANIRTRNGYTGDEMISMLQKSIRRGLEDNALAAAYEMYITSPQFEDKLWRRLLAISVEDVGFGDPMAPVLVQTYNQIRKEFLYGDGDRPIFFVHAIRYLCRSQKERSSDHKKNLMIKKFAHGELPEVPEYAYDMHTVKGREMGRDEHHFLTEASRVSPQMERPDIKAAYEEYLTYCEREKDSEARPDVQPFEYNTWQF; via the coding sequence ATGAGCGAGTTTATGTCCTACGACCCCTGGGCCAATATCAGGACCCGGAACGGCTACACCGGGGATGAGATGATCTCCATGCTGCAAAAATCCATCCGCCGCGGGCTTGAGGACAACGCCCTGGCCGCCGCGTATGAGATGTACATCACAAGCCCTCAGTTTGAGGACAAGCTATGGCGGCGCCTGCTGGCGATCTCGGTGGAGGACGTCGGCTTTGGTGATCCCATGGCTCCCGTGCTGGTCCAGACCTATAACCAGATCCGTAAGGAATTCCTCTATGGCGACGGGGACCGCCCCATCTTCTTCGTGCATGCGATCCGCTATCTCTGCCGCAGCCAGAAGGAGCGGTCCAGCGATCATAAGAAAAACCTGATGATCAAGAAATTCGCCCACGGAGAGCTGCCCGAGGTACCCGAGTACGCCTACGATATGCACACCGTCAAGGGCCGGGAGATGGGCCGGGACGAGCACCATTTTCTCACTGAGGCGAGCCGGGTCTCCCCCCAGATGGAGCGGCCCGACATCAAGGCGGCCTACGAGGAATATCTCACCTACTGTGAGCGGGAAAAGGACAGCGAGGCACGGCCGGACGTGCAGCCCTTTGAGTACAATACCTGGCAGTTTTAA
- the yufO gene encoding Uncharacterized ABC transporter ATP-binding protein YufO: MGALLEVKNVTKIYPGGVLANHNVDFSVNEGEIHALVGENGAGKSTLMKMLFGMEEPTAGQIFLKGKEVKFSSSKDAIASGIGMVHQHFMLVDSLTGAENMMLGLKGGGFFTNKKRAVEETEKTSKRYGFEIDARRRVRDMGVGMKQKLEILKILYRGATIIILDEPTAVLTPQETEELFGQLLLLKKHGMTIIFISHKLGEVKRISDRITILKSGKTLGTYNAGEISIEEISNLMVGRAISFQYDKSKIDTSHELLRVEGLRYKDKFGVAKLNGASLTVYGSEIVGIAGVEGNGQGELVSIISANMACASGTVSLKGQDITRATIRQVRQAGLSYVPEDRMFNGCAATMSIEENLLVSNIDRFAGKSKMLNKKKMSAHSVNLIREFKVKTRDENQQIKALSGGNIQKVIVAREFTADSDLLVLDQPTRGVDIGAISFIHQKILEMRMAGKGILLVSADLNELIALSDRILVMYKGEVVAELDNSEKVSEQELGLYMLGIKRQGEVS; the protein is encoded by the coding sequence ATGGGCGCATTGCTTGAGGTAAAAAACGTCACAAAAATTTATCCTGGGGGGGTGTTAGCTAACCATAATGTGGATTTCAGCGTGAACGAAGGAGAAATCCACGCCCTCGTCGGTGAAAACGGCGCCGGCAAAAGTACCCTGATGAAAATGCTCTTCGGCATGGAAGAGCCCACAGCGGGGCAGATTTTCCTGAAGGGGAAGGAAGTAAAATTCTCCTCCAGTAAGGACGCCATCGCCAGTGGAATCGGCATGGTGCACCAGCACTTTATGCTGGTCGACTCCCTCACCGGGGCCGAGAACATGATGCTGGGCCTGAAGGGCGGCGGCTTTTTTACCAACAAAAAGCGCGCCGTGGAGGAGACCGAGAAGACCTCAAAGCGCTACGGCTTTGAGATCGACGCCCGCCGCCGGGTCAGGGATATGGGCGTGGGGATGAAGCAAAAGCTTGAGATCCTGAAGATCCTGTACCGGGGCGCCACCATAATCATCCTGGACGAGCCCACGGCGGTGCTTACCCCACAGGAGACCGAGGAGCTCTTCGGGCAGCTCCTGCTTCTGAAAAAGCACGGGATGACCATCATCTTCATCTCCCACAAGCTGGGCGAGGTCAAGCGCATCAGTGACCGGATCACCATCCTGAAGTCCGGCAAGACCTTGGGCACCTACAACGCGGGGGAGATCAGCATTGAGGAGATCTCCAATCTAATGGTGGGCCGAGCCATCTCTTTCCAGTACGATAAATCTAAGATCGATACCTCCCATGAGCTGCTGCGAGTGGAGGGCCTGCGCTATAAGGACAAATTCGGCGTCGCCAAGCTAAACGGCGCGTCCCTTACCGTGTACGGCAGCGAGATCGTTGGCATCGCCGGAGTTGAGGGGAACGGTCAGGGCGAGCTGGTCAGCATCATCTCCGCCAACATGGCCTGCGCCTCGGGGACAGTTTCGCTCAAGGGGCAGGACATCACCCGGGCCACCATCAGGCAGGTGAGGCAGGCGGGGCTGTCCTATGTGCCGGAGGACAGAATGTTCAACGGCTGCGCCGCGACCATGAGCATCGAGGAAAACCTCCTGGTATCAAATATCGATAGATTTGCCGGGAAAAGCAAAATGCTCAATAAGAAGAAAATGAGCGCCCACAGCGTCAACCTGATCCGGGAGTTCAAGGTGAAGACCAGGGACGAGAACCAGCAGATCAAGGCGCTGTCCGGAGGAAACATCCAGAAGGTGATCGTCGCGCGGGAGTTCACCGCCGACAGCGACCTGCTGGTGCTTGACCAGCCCACCCGGGGCGTGGACATCGGCGCAATCTCCTTTATCCACCAGAAAATATTGGAGATGCGCATGGCGGGCAAGGGGATACTGCTGGTATCCGCCGACCTAAACGAGTTGATCGCCCTGAGCGACCGCATCCTGGTGATGTACAAGGGAGAGGTTGTGGCCGAGCTGGACAATTCCGAAAAGGTGAGTGAACAGGAGCTGGGCCTATACATGCTGGGCATCAAGAGACAGGGAGAGGTGAGCTGA
- a CDS encoding Inner-membrane translocator codes for MLSIFASSSFWFSVLASTTPVMLATISANILTKSGVFNLGIEGTMLISALTGVLVSAYTQNLFLGALAGVAIGVLISFLLGYFTLIMNAPMNACGVAINLLASGGTVFVLATLTGSKITSTSLKSLTFPNIDIPFLRDIPFLGEILSGHNLITYLGWIFAILTWLLLFKTKLGLSIRAVGENEDAARSAGININGMKFIALTLCGIFCALGGMYLSMGALRSFTAGMVAGRGFLSLAMDAMSQGNPLVGMLSSLLYGFSDTITVYLQLYSNVDLKMIEAFPYVFIILVLFVVHLVRRGVARRREGLTLSQRARAAQS; via the coding sequence ATGCTGTCTATCTTTGCATCCAGCAGCTTTTGGTTTTCTGTGCTGGCCAGTACGACTCCCGTTATGCTGGCCACCATCTCGGCGAATATCCTCACCAAGTCCGGCGTGTTTAACCTGGGCATCGAGGGCACCATGCTCATCAGCGCGCTCACCGGCGTCCTGGTGAGCGCGTATACCCAAAACCTGTTCCTGGGGGCCCTGGCGGGGGTGGCGATCGGGGTCCTGATCTCCTTCCTCCTGGGATACTTCACTCTGATCATGAACGCCCCTATGAACGCCTGCGGCGTGGCCATCAATCTGCTGGCGTCGGGCGGAACGGTCTTCGTGCTCGCCACACTGACGGGCAGCAAGATCACCAGCACCTCGCTTAAAAGCCTCACATTTCCCAATATTGATATCCCATTCCTTCGGGACATCCCCTTTCTGGGCGAGATATTGTCGGGGCATAACCTGATTACCTACCTGGGCTGGATTTTCGCCATCCTCACCTGGCTGCTCCTCTTTAAGACCAAGCTGGGTCTGAGCATACGGGCCGTGGGCGAGAACGAAGACGCCGCCCGGTCGGCCGGCATCAACATCAACGGCATGAAGTTCATCGCCCTCACCCTGTGCGGTATCTTCTGCGCCTTAGGCGGCATGTACCTCTCCATGGGCGCGCTCCGATCCTTTACGGCGGGCATGGTGGCGGGGCGCGGGTTCCTCTCCCTGGCAATGGATGCGATGAGCCAGGGCAACCCGCTGGTAGGTATGCTCAGCTCGCTGCTGTACGGTTTTTCCGACACCATTACAGTATACCTGCAGCTCTACAGCAATGTAGACCTAAAGATGATTGAGGCATTTCCATATGTGTTCATCATTCTGGTGCTCTTTGTGGTGCATCTGGTGCGCCGCGGCGTGGCAAGGCGGCGGGAGGGGCTGACGCTGTCGCAGCGGGCCCGGGCCGCCCAGTCCTGA
- a CDS encoding conserved membrane hypothetical protein (Evidence 4 : Homologs of previously reported genes of unknown function), which yields MSRGGKERKSFDIMNYFSAMRIFVAILISLLLVFVIIFFVSEDPVLAISKMMLGPLQTKRSFFNVVERAVPLMFTALALNISLRSGVFNIGSDGSFYMGAVVGAAIALKLQLPNIVHQTVAVLCAGIVGGIINMLPVIIERYTRIQATVLSIMFNSIFFYVGLSIVSAFLLDRSGTWGSEAFSDTAKFGNMIKGTSMHWGFLILVAAVIFIILLMEKSSFGYKVRVTGINPNFARSAGIKTGAVVLGAQFIGGTVAGVGGAVEMLGMYKRFQWQTQVSYVWDGLLVHMLANQNPILIPFTAFFIAYLRIGAEIMSRSTDLDPEVVAFLQGIVILLVASEKFLYPIKKRHEQKMALAEAEGANVEGA from the coding sequence ATGAGCCGCGGTGGAAAAGAACGCAAGTCGTTTGACATCATGAATTATTTCAGCGCCATGCGCATCTTCGTTGCCATCCTCATCTCGCTTTTGCTGGTCTTTGTCATCATCTTTTTTGTCAGCGAGGACCCGGTGCTGGCCATCTCGAAGATGATGCTGGGTCCGCTGCAGACCAAGCGAAGCTTTTTCAACGTGGTCGAGCGGGCGGTGCCGCTGATGTTCACTGCCCTGGCGCTGAACATCTCCCTGCGCAGCGGCGTGTTTAACATCGGCTCTGATGGGTCCTTCTACATGGGCGCGGTGGTGGGTGCGGCAATCGCGCTGAAGCTGCAGCTGCCCAACATCGTGCATCAAACGGTGGCCGTGCTGTGTGCCGGTATCGTGGGCGGCATCATCAACATGCTGCCGGTCATCATCGAGCGGTACACCCGCATTCAGGCCACCGTGCTCTCCATCATGTTCAACTCCATCTTCTTCTACGTGGGCCTCTCCATCGTCAGCGCCTTCCTGCTGGACCGGAGCGGCACCTGGGGCAGCGAGGCCTTCTCGGACACCGCGAAGTTCGGAAACATGATCAAGGGAACCAGTATGCACTGGGGGTTCCTTATCCTTGTGGCGGCGGTAATCTTCATCATCTTGCTGATGGAGAAGTCCTCCTTTGGCTATAAGGTGCGTGTGACGGGCATCAACCCCAACTTCGCCAGGTCCGCCGGTATCAAGACCGGCGCGGTGGTCCTGGGCGCGCAGTTCATCGGCGGCACTGTGGCCGGCGTGGGCGGCGCGGTGGAGATGCTGGGTATGTATAAGCGTTTTCAGTGGCAGACCCAGGTCAGCTACGTGTGGGACGGCCTGCTGGTACATATGCTGGCGAATCAGAATCCGATCCTCATCCCATTCACCGCGTTCTTCATCGCCTATCTGCGCATCGGCGCGGAGATCATGTCCCGCAGCACCGACCTCGATCCCGAGGTGGTGGCTTTCCTGCAGGGCATCGTGATATTACTGGTAGCCTCTGAAAAATTCCTGTACCCCATCAAGAAACGGCACGAACAGAAAATGGCCTTGGCAGAAGCCGAGGGCGCGAATGTGGAGGGGGCGTAA
- a CDS encoding conserved hypothetical protein (Evidence 4 : Homologs of previously reported genes of unknown function) — protein sequence MKKLILNCDTGIDDAFALAYAAGQRDMELIGVVASYGMSYVGNTYRNSKYILRLLGSQAPVYAGSEQPLSAPPRDYLEAESLFHGADGVANLLGQYTPEDLSGVQPEGGIDFIIESTRKYGKDLVLVTTGPLTDVARVLERAPWVGDEIGGIVSMVGALATPGNANPYMEANAALDPEAARQALEADPPLTVVGLDITRKTLFSRKDLERWQGIKTERAAFFSGCAAHYLKAYSIKHSYLPGCALHDPLAVGVAIHPEWVQTVPIHLTCELEGEARGRTCENLARSSDNSPARTLGALRVDKTAFEREFFTIVESLLNAGE from the coding sequence ATGAAAAAACTGATTCTGAATTGCGACACGGGGATCGACGACGCTTTCGCTCTGGCCTACGCCGCCGGGCAGCGGGACATGGAGCTTATCGGTGTGGTCGCCAGCTACGGGATGTCCTATGTGGGCAACACCTATCGCAATTCAAAGTATATTCTGCGCCTGCTGGGCTCCCAGGCGCCGGTCTACGCGGGAAGCGAGCAGCCCTTGTCCGCGCCGCCCAGGGACTATCTGGAGGCCGAGAGCCTGTTTCACGGCGCGGACGGCGTGGCGAACCTGCTGGGGCAGTACACGCCGGAGGATTTGAGCGGCGTACAGCCTGAGGGCGGCATTGATTTTATCATTGAGAGCACGAGAAAGTACGGCAAGGACCTGGTGCTGGTCACCACGGGTCCCCTCACGGACGTGGCCCGAGTGCTGGAGCGGGCTCCCTGGGTGGGGGACGAGATCGGCGGCATCGTCAGCATGGTGGGGGCCCTGGCCACCCCCGGCAACGCGAACCCTTATATGGAGGCCAACGCCGCCCTGGACCCGGAGGCCGCCAGGCAGGCGCTGGAGGCCGACCCGCCCCTCACGGTGGTCGGGCTGGACATTACCCGCAAGACCCTCTTCAGCCGAAAGGACCTGGAGCGCTGGCAGGGGATCAAAACGGAGCGCGCCGCCTTTTTCTCCGGCTGCGCCGCCCACTACTTAAAGGCTTACAGCATCAAGCACTCCTACCTGCCCGGCTGCGCCCTGCACGACCCGCTGGCGGTGGGGGTGGCCATCCACCCCGAGTGGGTGCAGACGGTGCCCATCCATCTCACCTGCGAGCTGGAGGGGGAGGCCCGGGGCCGCACCTGCGAGAACCTGGCCCGCTCCAGCGACAACTCCCCCGCCCGCACCCTGGGCGCGCTGCGGGTGGACAAGACGGCCTTTGAGCGGGAATTCTTCACCATTGTGGAATCCCTGCTGAACGCGGGGGAGTAA
- a CDS encoding Cytosine deaminase-like metal-dependent hydrolase, giving the protein MNCDLLILDGCLLAEDGAVLRGMAVAVTGGEITEVLPAAQAAEKYQARETVPAEGNLILPGFVDAHTHTCQQLLRGRTTDEYPMIWTRFLVPFEGSLTAQDVRVSAQLACLEMIKAGFTSFADAGGTHMNQVAESVIESGMRAALCRSTMDMGAAIPDGMKESCDDNLRHAEELYRAYQGAGNGRVDIWFGLRQVMTCSPELVRRTGELAREYHTGIHAHLCEHKDEVSFCLQNYKKRPAAFLEEMGVLGPNLLTAHNVTLSESDITLMVRREVKFVHCPRANLSNHGFPKTPRILECGGEIGIGCDGASGVALDMFDQLRTLKDGVLAFWGLPVFDPVVLPTRELLKMSSLGGAAAIGRKDSLGSVEAGKKADLIIINIHQPHLLPSQNLANTLLAGASGRDVTDSVINGRVVMRGRHVLTLDEEKIMADSTRHMAEIVSRAGI; this is encoded by the coding sequence ATGAACTGCGACCTGTTGATTTTAGACGGCTGCCTTCTGGCCGAGGACGGAGCCGTGCTGCGGGGCATGGCGGTGGCGGTGACCGGCGGGGAGATCACCGAGGTGCTGCCCGCCGCCCAGGCGGCGGAGAAGTACCAGGCCCGGGAGACCGTCCCGGCGGAGGGCAACCTGATCCTGCCCGGCTTTGTTGACGCGCACACCCACACCTGCCAGCAGCTGCTGCGGGGGCGCACCACTGACGAGTACCCCATGATCTGGACCCGGTTTCTGGTCCCCTTTGAAGGCAGCCTTACGGCCCAAGACGTGCGCGTCAGCGCCCAGCTCGCCTGCCTGGAGATGATCAAGGCGGGGTTTACCTCCTTTGCCGACGCGGGGGGTACCCACATGAACCAGGTGGCCGAGAGCGTTATCGAGTCCGGTATGCGGGCGGCCCTGTGTCGCTCCACGATGGACATGGGGGCCGCCATTCCCGACGGCATGAAGGAGTCCTGCGACGATAACCTTCGCCATGCCGAGGAGCTGTACCGGGCTTACCAGGGCGCGGGGAACGGGCGGGTGGACATCTGGTTCGGCCTGCGTCAGGTCATGACCTGCTCCCCCGAGCTGGTGCGCAGGACGGGGGAGCTGGCCCGGGAGTACCACACCGGCATCCACGCCCACCTGTGCGAGCATAAGGACGAGGTCAGCTTCTGTCTCCAGAACTACAAAAAGCGGCCCGCGGCCTTTCTGGAGGAGATGGGGGTGCTGGGGCCCAACCTGCTCACCGCCCATAACGTGACCCTCTCCGAGTCCGACATCACCCTGATGGTCCGGCGGGAGGTCAAGTTTGTCCACTGTCCCCGGGCAAACCTCTCCAACCACGGCTTTCCCAAGACGCCGCGCATTCTGGAGTGCGGCGGTGAGATCGGCATCGGCTGCGACGGCGCGTCCGGCGTGGCGCTGGATATGTTCGACCAGCTGCGCACCCTGAAGGACGGCGTCCTGGCCTTCTGGGGCCTGCCGGTGTTTGACCCGGTGGTTCTGCCCACCCGTGAACTGCTGAAGATGTCCTCTCTGGGCGGCGCGGCCGCCATCGGGCGTAAGGACAGCCTGGGCAGCGTCGAGGCGGGGAAGAAGGCCGACCTCATTATCATCAACATCCACCAGCCCCACCTTCTGCCCAGCCAAAATTTAGCCAATACCCTTTTGGCGGGGGCCAGCGGGCGGGACGTGACCGACTCGGTCATCAACGGGCGCGTCGTTATGCGCGGCCGGCATGTGCTCACGCTGGACGAGGAGAAGATCATGGCGGACAGTACCCGGCATATGGCGGAGATCGTCTCCCGGGCGGGAATCTGA
- a CDS encoding EDD domain protein, DegV family produces MSNPEKIALLTDSCADLSHAVRKGKAIYTVPLRLTCTDGEFSDGVDITAADVYRRLERGELPKTSLPGMESVNSVLEQIRKDGYEKVIAIHLSSGLSGTYNLVRLVAEQWEGLEIAVFDSLSGAIGIGMTVLQIWEDIKAGMTWERLVSQRVNALLGGTCAYFSVDTLEYLARGGRIGKVTAMAGTMLSIKPILGFAHDGQLQSAAKVRGRRQVQDKLLELMREHVRGHEKYNLAVTNGGAPEEMRELAKKMKAAFPRYDHFWEGEFDATLSVYIGSGVLGACLQILE; encoded by the coding sequence TTGTCAAACCCCGAGAAGATCGCCCTCCTCACCGATTCCTGCGCCGACCTCTCTCACGCTGTGCGGAAGGGGAAGGCCATCTATACGGTGCCCCTCAGGCTGACCTGCACGGACGGGGAATTCTCCGACGGTGTGGACATCACAGCTGCCGACGTATACCGCCGCCTGGAGAGGGGAGAGCTGCCCAAAACCTCTCTTCCCGGCATGGAGAGCGTGAACAGCGTCCTGGAGCAGATCCGGAAGGATGGCTACGAAAAGGTCATTGCCATCCATCTCTCCTCCGGCCTCTCCGGAACCTATAACCTGGTCCGCCTGGTGGCCGAGCAGTGGGAGGGCCTGGAGATTGCCGTATTTGACTCCCTCAGCGGAGCCATAGGCATAGGCATGACCGTGCTCCAGATCTGGGAGGATATCAAAGCGGGCATGACTTGGGAGCGGCTGGTTTCCCAGCGGGTGAACGCCCTCCTCGGCGGCACCTGTGCCTATTTCTCGGTGGACACCCTGGAGTATCTGGCCCGGGGCGGGCGTATTGGAAAGGTGACGGCCATGGCGGGCACGATGCTCTCCATCAAGCCCATCCTCGGTTTCGCCCACGATGGGCAGCTCCAGTCCGCCGCCAAGGTGCGGGGGAGAAGGCAGGTGCAGGACAAGCTGCTGGAGCTTATGCGGGAGCACGTGAGAGGACATGAAAAATACAACCTGGCCGTGACCAACGGCGGCGCTCCCGAGGAGATGCGGGAGCTTGCCAAGAAGATGAAGGCCGCCTTCCCCAGGTACGACCACTTCTGGGAGGGGGAGTTTGACGCCACCCTCAGCGTTTACATCGGCTCCGGCGTTCTGGGCGCGTGCCTGCAGATTTTAGAGTGA